A genome region from Populus alba chromosome 3, ASM523922v2, whole genome shotgun sequence includes the following:
- the LOC118038056 gene encoding uncharacterized protein At1g15400, producing the protein MAGLQRSAVSFRRQGSSGLVWDDKLISGELNKVNQKQEHEEQEPQHDQKTDIKLQNDVRPTSRSSTTPSITIERSRSNGGQRGYRTGRVSPAIEPPSPKVSACGFCGAFGKPAKNRRKKAGMGRSR; encoded by the coding sequence ATGGCTGGCTTGCAAAGATCTGCCGTGTCTTTCAGGAGGCAAGGTTCCTCAGGGCTTGTATGGGATGACAAGCTTATCTCAGGAGAGCTAAACAAAGTCAACCAAAAACAagaacacgaagaacaagaGCCACAGCATGATCAGAAGACAGATATCAAGCTACAGAACGATGTCAGACCAACTTCAAGATCATCAACGACGCCCAGCATCACCATTGAGAGAAGCAGATCCAACGGTGGACAACGTGGCTACCGCACCGGCAGGGTGTCTCCGGCAATAGAGCCTCCCTCTCCAAAGGTGTCTGCATGTGGGTTTTGTGGTGCTTTCGGAAAACCAGCAAAGAATCGTCGGAAAAAAGCCGGTATGGGCAGATCCCGATAG